A genomic region of Candidatus Cloacimonadota bacterium contains the following coding sequences:
- a CDS encoding DUF6265 family protein, with protein sequence MKIADLNGLTGSWLCKNEKSETEEFWLPSKGNMMLGLNRTVANSGKTAFEFLRIFQQNSDIFYSANPNGREATLFKLVKCEENKIIFENPEHDFPQRIIYAFQTEKEMTARIEGKVGGKLKFGEWKFSKVDR encoded by the coding sequence ATGAAGATCGCTGATCTAAATGGATTAACTGGTTCATGGCTTTGCAAAAACGAAAAATCAGAAACAGAAGAATTCTGGCTTCCCAGCAAAGGAAACATGATGCTTGGTTTGAATAGAACTGTGGCAAATTCAGGAAAAACTGCCTTTGAATTCCTGAGAATTTTCCAGCAAAATAGCGATATTTTTTACTCTGCCAATCCGAATGGCAGAGAAGCAACTCTTTTCAAATTAGTAAAATGTGAAGAAAATAAAATTATCTTTGAGAATCCTGAACATGATTTTCCACAAAGAATAATTTATGCATTCCAAACAGAAAAAGAAATGACGGCTCGCATCGAAGGTAAAGTGGGCGGAAAACTAAAATTCGGTGAATGGAAATTTTCTAAGGTTGACAGATGA